The Spirochaeta lutea genome includes the window CGTAGAAATCCTATGCGGCACCGAGGTGAGCTCCTCACAGGTAAGTCGATTGGCGAAGGAGCTGGATGAAGAGGCAACATCCTGGCGATCCTCGCCGGTAGGACAAATACAGTATCTCGTGCTCGACGCTACATATGAATCAGTGCGTGTAGGCTCGAAAGTGGTCAAACAGTCCCTACTGATGGCCATAGGCGTCGATTATGAAGGCAAACGTCAGATTTTGGGCACAGAAGTAGCCAATAGCGAAGCGGAGGTAAATTGGCGATCGTTTCTAGAAGGCCTGGTTCGTAGAGGGCTCCATGGTCTGACCATGATTACCAGTGATGACCATGCGGGTCTTCGAGCAGCTATCGATGCTGTGTTTCCTGGAATCTTGTGGCAACGGTGTCAATTTCACTTGCAGCAAAATGCTCGTGGTTACGTGACAAGGAAAGACGATGTCCCGGCGGTAGCGGCGGAAATCCGCAAGGTTTTCAATGCCCCAGATGAACAGAACGCCGAAAGGTACTTGCAGAGCCTGGTAGAAAAGTATGAGAAGACCCAGCCCCGTCTTGCCCAGTGGGCTGATGAAAATCTCCGGGAGGGATTAAGCGTATTTCATATCCCGGAAAACCACAGGAGGAAGTTACGAACCTCAAATTTGGCTGAACGTCAAATGAAAGAAATAAAAAGGCGAACAAAGGTCGTAGGCGTATTCCCTAATGCCGATAGTTTGCTTCGCCTTGCGGCGGCCATGCTGATCGAACAGAACGATCAATGGCAGAATGAAAAACGGTACTTACCCGAGTCTAATGATCGCCCTGCTTTTAAAGAAATTTACAGAAAAAAGGTTGCTTAATC containing:
- a CDS encoding IS256 family transposase; the protein is MAYQSEYTLLEQVIQMLATKEDSKFSKVIEKVVNEAMKLERAKTLQAEPYERTEDRMGYANGFKNKTLALATGKVLLKIPQVRGLEFYPSCIEKGIRSERALKLAIAEMYVKGVSTRRVSDIVEILCGTEVSSSQVSRLAKELDEEATSWRSSPVGQIQYLVLDATYESVRVGSKVVKQSLLMAIGVDYEGKRQILGTEVANSEAEVNWRSFLEGLVRRGLHGLTMITSDDHAGLRAAIDAVFPGILWQRCQFHLQQNARGYVTRKDDVPAVAAEIRKVFNAPDEQNAERYLQSLVEKYEKTQPRLAQWADENLREGLSVFHIPENHRRKLRTSNLAERQMKEIKRRTKVVGVFPNADSLLRLAAAMLIEQNDQWQNEKRYLPESNDRPAFKEIYRKKVA